From one Ignavibacteria bacterium genomic stretch:
- a CDS encoding tetratricopeptide repeat-containing sensor histidine kinase, with amino-acid sequence MLLNTLTCLIPEQKGIVKGLLNELQSTNSFDELKHTRYRLTGIFDQTDSLPLKTVLAAALGHHYGIYALYTDADTWLHRAGDLAEGSPELEGYVGILKATALMNRRQPYKAMQILDDFIRTHLPAAKQFECAALSAKAGLLSLTGSPDEANETYLKAIETSEARNNEYELLTAYHGYAHFCYRHEEYQTAVDYLQKTYALAAKLEITEIQCQTMVRLAEVYAKQGKADLARMKFGIAYADTNTRTAPMNRAFVLMTGLEVFLELEDYGMIQQLVLEMEQHLTLYPAPDQECNLKGFQAILLARANSFQRAEQLFRDAIAYNTNNFYPSGLGSWLYQLGVMYLKQKQYSDAVKVLDQAKEHLATAYINSLVIKSVEALADALTGAGAAPKQMEQLLVWTNSYSTQYANFVKKHISNINRLRQNEQTRSREEIFQLREVDLRDTNEKLTLAVNELTALATDKDEMLAIAASDIRSPLTKLNTMLHTLANTMADIPEYADQVQDVHSMLDLVHGMETIAGTFLNYSATLATSQTLENDTIDVAALIVKVVGRSASLLKQKNLSITKTIPKTCKAFGNATLFTAIADNLLSNAIKHSPHSGTITVSLAISATTDTTEEASPPAAGTRHQPPTVVLLTITDQGTGIPASEVSNLFTKYGRVSTTPTGGESSTGLGLYLSQKMAARMKAHLSYKPAEPTGSSFVLTMLAAQ; translated from the coding sequence ATGCTCCTGAACACGTTAACATGTCTTATCCCGGAGCAGAAGGGCATTGTGAAGGGTTTGCTCAACGAGCTGCAGTCAACAAACAGTTTCGACGAATTGAAGCATACGCGATATCGGTTAACGGGAATTTTCGATCAGACGGATTCCCTGCCGTTAAAAACTGTCCTGGCTGCAGCCCTTGGCCACCACTATGGAATCTATGCGTTGTACACTGATGCTGATACCTGGCTGCATCGTGCCGGAGATCTTGCGGAAGGAAGCCCGGAACTTGAGGGCTACGTTGGAATCCTGAAGGCTACCGCGCTGATGAACAGACGTCAGCCATACAAGGCAATGCAGATACTTGACGACTTCATTCGCACCCACTTGCCTGCTGCCAAACAGTTTGAGTGTGCCGCACTTAGTGCCAAAGCCGGACTGCTGAGTCTGACGGGTAGTCCGGATGAAGCCAACGAAACCTACCTGAAGGCAATCGAGACATCAGAAGCACGAAACAACGAATACGAGTTACTCACTGCCTACCACGGCTATGCCCATTTTTGTTACCGTCACGAAGAATATCAAACTGCTGTTGACTACCTGCAGAAAACATACGCATTGGCAGCCAAGCTGGAGATTACCGAAATTCAATGCCAGACGATGGTACGGTTAGCCGAAGTGTATGCAAAACAAGGCAAGGCCGATCTTGCCCGCATGAAATTTGGCATCGCCTACGCCGATACAAACACCAGGACCGCACCGATGAACAGGGCATTCGTTCTGATGACGGGGCTGGAGGTGTTCCTGGAATTGGAAGACTATGGCATGATACAGCAGCTTGTCCTGGAAATGGAACAGCACCTAACTCTCTACCCGGCACCAGACCAGGAATGCAACCTTAAAGGATTTCAGGCAATCCTGCTGGCCCGTGCCAATAGTTTTCAGCGGGCTGAACAGCTTTTTCGAGATGCAATCGCGTACAATACCAATAACTTCTACCCCTCAGGGCTGGGATCATGGCTGTACCAGTTGGGTGTGATGTACCTGAAACAAAAACAATACAGTGATGCAGTCAAGGTTCTGGATCAGGCTAAGGAACACCTTGCAACAGCATACATTAACTCGCTGGTGATCAAGTCGGTCGAAGCTTTGGCCGATGCTCTGACAGGAGCTGGAGCCGCCCCGAAGCAAATGGAACAGTTGCTTGTGTGGACAAACAGCTATTCAACACAATATGCAAATTTTGTAAAAAAACATATTTCCAATATTAACCGGCTCCGACAGAATGAACAAACCCGAAGTCGTGAAGAGATATTTCAGTTGCGCGAGGTTGACCTCAGAGATACCAACGAAAAACTCACGTTAGCGGTTAACGAACTCACTGCCCTTGCTACTGATAAAGACGAAATGCTTGCCATTGCGGCCAGTGACATACGCAGTCCGCTTACAAAGCTGAACACCATGCTGCATACGCTTGCCAACACCATGGCTGATATTCCTGAGTATGCTGACCAGGTACAAGATGTTCACTCCATGCTGGACCTTGTCCACGGAATGGAGACAATCGCCGGCACCTTCCTGAATTATAGTGCCACGCTTGCTACGTCACAAACCCTGGAAAACGATACAATCGACGTTGCGGCACTCATCGTCAAGGTTGTTGGCCGCAGCGCTTCGCTTCTGAAGCAGAAGAATCTGTCCATCACGAAAACGATTCCCAAAACCTGCAAAGCTTTTGGCAATGCCACACTCTTTACTGCCATTGCCGACAACCTGCTGTCCAACGCCATTAAACATAGTCCCCACTCCGGAACCATTACCGTGTCACTGGCTATTTCGGCTACCACAGACACCACGGAGGAAGCCTCTCCGCCGGCTGCCGGAACCCGGCATCAGCCGCCAACAGTTGTTCTGCTCACGATTACGGATCAGGGGACAGGAATCCCGGCAAGTGAAGTAAGCAATTTATTTACTAAGTATGGACGTGTTTCAACAACGCCAACGGGTGGTGAGTCAAGTACTGGCCTGGGGCTGTACCTGAGTCAGAAAATGGCAGCCAGAATGAAGGCTCACCTCTCCTACAAACCGGCTGAACCAACGGGATCGTCTTTTGTGCTGACAATGCTGGCTGCACAATAA